The Deltaproteobacteria bacterium genome contains the following window.
TGGTGGCCGCGGCCCTGGGGGTTAGCCTGCTGACGCTCTTCTCCATGACCAAGATCTGGGCCGAGGCGTTCTGGAAGCCCTTGCCGGAGGGCACCGAGACGCATGCGCCGGGCGCGGGCATGGGGCTCATGCTGGGCGGCATCGTGACCCTGGCCGTGCTCGCGGTGGTCATGGGCGTGGCCGCGGGACCGTTCTTCACGCTGGCGCAACAGGCGGGCGAGCAGTTGACGAACCCGGCGCCGTACATCGAGGCGGTGCTGCGGGTGAGGGGAGGGTCATGACCGTCCTCTTGTGGAACATCATGCTGGCGCTGAGCTGGGCGGCGTTGACCGAGGAGGTGTCGGCGCTGAACCTCGCCGTCGGTTTCGTCATAGGCTTCGCGATCCTGTACGCGGTGCGCCGGCTGCTGCGGCCGTCGCGGTACTTCGAGAAGCTGTGGCAGGGAGTCCGGCTCGGCTCGCTGTTCGCCTGGGAGCTGCTGCTGGCGAACCTGCGCATCGCCTACGAGGTGGTGACGCCGTCGCACAGCATGAAGCCCGGCGTGGTGGCGATCCCGCTGGACGCGGAGACCGACGCCGAGATCACGTTGCTGGCGAACCTCATAACCCTGACTCCGGGCACCCTGAGCCTGGACGTGTCGGACGACCGGCGCGTGCTCTACATTCACGCCATGTACGTGGACGATGCCGAGGAGCTGCGCCGGTCCATCAAGGACGGTTTCGAGAAACGCGTCCTGGAGTTGCTGCGATGACGACCCTGGCCTTCGTTCTGCTCGGGGTGCTGAGTCTGGGCATCGTGCTGGCGTTCGTCCGACTCCTGCGCGGTCCCAACATCCCGGACCGGCTGGTGGCGCTGGACCTGCTGACCACCGTGGGCGTGGGCATCGCCGCCCTCTACTCCATCGCCTTCGACGAGCCGGTCTACCTGGACGTGGCCATCGTGCTGGCGCTGGTGGCGTTCCTGGGGACGGTGACGTTCTCTCGCTACATCGAGAAATGGGCACACCATGGCGACTGACATCATCTGCGCCGCGTTCATGATCATCGGCACCGCCTTCATGTTCCTGGGGTGCGTGGGCATCCTGCGCATGCCGGACCTGCTCACCCGCATGCAGACCGCCACCAAGCCTCCTACCCTGGGCGTGTTCTGCCTGATGGTTTCCGCGGCGATCTACTTTCCGGAAATCGGCGTCACCATCCGGGTCCTGGCCATCACGCTCTTCGTCTTCCTCACCGCCCCCGTGGCCGCGCACATGATCGGGCGGGCCGGCTACCAGGTGGGCGTCAAGTTCTGGAAGGGGACGGTGATGGACGAGCTGAAGGACAAGTACCGCGGCACGTCCATCGACTCGTGACGGCGGGACCCGCTTGTCCGATCAGACGTTGGTGAGCGGACCGTACTCCATGACGATGTACAGGGTGTAGACGACGAGGCAGAGCGCGCCCGCCAACCGTCCGAGCCGCCCGCGAAACGCCAGCCACGAGATCAGCACGACCGTCGCGCCCAACATCGTCCAGATGGCGAGGTGGAGCAGGTGCGGCGGAACGTCCAGCGGATGGACGGTGGCGACCAGGCCGCCGATGGCCAGGAGGTTGAAGATGTTGGCGCCGAGCACGTTGCCCACCGCCACCTCCGAATGCCCGCGATAGGCGGAGACCACCGCCGTGGCAAGCTCCGGCAGCGACGTGCCGACGGCGACCACCGTCACGCCGATGACCGCCTCCGACACTCCCAGCAGGCGCGCGAGCCCGATGGCGCCTTCCACCAGCAGGTGCGATCCCGCGACCAGGCAGCCGAGCCCGACGGCAAGCGTGCCCACAGTCATCCAGACCGGACGGTCGGCGGCATCCTCGTCCGTCCCCGCCTCGGGAGGGTTGCGGCGGGCGCGGCGGACGGAAATCACCGTGAACGCGACGAGGCAGGCCAGCAGCAGCACGCCGTCGATCCGGCTCAGACTGCCCGCCATCCCGAGTATGATGAAGAGCGCCGCCACCCCGGTGGCGACGGCCCCTT
Protein-coding sequences here:
- the mnhG gene encoding monovalent cation/H(+) antiporter subunit G produces the protein MATDIICAAFMIIGTAFMFLGCVGILRMPDLLTRMQTATKPPTLGVFCLMVSAAIYFPEIGVTIRVLAITLFVFLTAPVAAHMIGRAGYQVGVKFWKGTVMDELKDKYRGTSIDS
- a CDS encoding calcium/sodium antiporter; protein product: MIYLELAGGFVLLMGGAEFVLRGAVQLARRFGVSPLIIGLTVVAYCTTMPELLVSLDAALRGAPGISIGNIVGSNICNLLLILGAAACVCPMVVNPREVRFEGAVATGVAALFIILGMAGSLSRIDGVLLLACLVAFTVISVRRARRNPPEAGTDEDAADRPVWMTVGTLAVGLGCLVAGSHLLVEGAIGLARLLGVSEAVIGVTVVAVGTSLPELATAVVSAYRGHSEVAVGNVLGANIFNLLAIGGLVATVHPLDVPPHLLHLAIWTMLGATVVLISWLAFRGRLGRLAGALCLVVYTLYIVMEYGPLTNV
- a CDS encoding Na+/H+ antiporter subunit E, giving the protein MTVLLWNIMLALSWAALTEEVSALNLAVGFVIGFAILYAVRRLLRPSRYFEKLWQGVRLGSLFAWELLLANLRIAYEVVTPSHSMKPGVVAIPLDAETDAEITLLANLITLTPGTLSLDVSDDRRVLYIHAMYVDDAEELRRSIKDGFEKRVLELLR
- a CDS encoding cation:proton antiporter; the protein is MTTLAFVLLGVLSLGIVLAFVRLLRGPNIPDRLVALDLLTTVGVGIAALYSIAFDEPVYLDVAIVLALVAFLGTVTFSRYIEKWAHHGD